Genomic segment of Gasterosteus aculeatus chromosome 4, fGasAcu3.hap1.1, whole genome shotgun sequence:
CTCCATCCTGCAGGGCAGCCAAAAATGAGCCTCTGTGAGCTGCTTCTGAACGAGGCCTGGTGAAACTGGCGTGGTTAGCAAGTCATAGCGGGCCCGGGGGTTACCAGATCCACCACGAGCAAACGCCACTTTCAAATGAAGGCACCTTAAATTAGAGTTGGAACGGAAACACAGTGTCTCTGGAACCGAGCTTTTCATGACCCGAAGTTTCCTTTAACCCATATAAAATTGCACAATTTGTGCTGTGAAGATTCATCATTGTACTGTAcaattttgtcttttcattttctgaTTGGAGTCAAACCAGTAATGATCAAAGAGCAAAAAGAGGAAGCAGAACTCGTCAGAGGAGTAGGCTACTGTTTTTAGTAGTGCAAGTGAAACGAAACAGACTACACAAGATGATGTGTTTTCAGCGTAaaactgattattattattatctattattatttatattcttttttccacataacacaaacaacaataaaacaaacaaaaaaatgaagtcaCACCTGAAAGTACATGTAGGCAAATATTTCAACCAGAAATGTCAGTGGCATGATTTTGTTGTTTGGCTTTACTGTTTCTCTGccgagacaaaaataaaaaatagcagTAGAGGGTGGTTGATATGTGCATATACAGGTAGATACTTATCATACCCCAGAATTAGAATGCACCCTAAACAGTAGGCTACTGGTTACAACTAAATCTTCTCCCTCCAGGAACTCCATAGGTTTCCTCCAAATCTTTGCAAAGATGTTATATTTCCCTTCAGCTACGTATGTTCCTCTACGGCGAGGCACTGAAGCAGTCCATCTATCCAATGTTGTTTGCTCGGCCTGCATTGCAATCTTATTTTAAGCATCAAGAAGATAAAATATGACCATCTTCTCTTTGCTATCGTTCACACTACAATTAGCTGGGAAACACCCAGTAAAAAACAGAGTTTGGGACATAATGGAAATTGTTGTTTGATACAGACAATACAATTGTAATAATCTCTTTTCAGAAATCTCAAATGAGGGTACATTCCCACAGGCAATGCGCTTTATGTATACCACATTTGACACAAGTACCCGGTGTTTTGGGGTACTTCAAGTCTGAACATCATGCTAGCCCTTTGTCACCTGAGGATTCTTTTGCTGCAGCTTTGAGATCAGACCAGCTGATCCACAATGGTTTAGAGATATAATTTCTGAAGAATTGAGAGTGTCTTTGTGATGAAGCTTCTATTCTAAAGATGCTTGAAAAAGTGTTTTGTATCCATGCTAAACGTTTGCTCCATCTCATTGAAAGAGTATGGGTTTCATAATCAGACAAATCTGAAATATGTCTGATACCTCTGCCCATGAGTTAAAACAGGCTTtttttgtggagtgctgcagagatggttgtccttcagGAAGGTTcttctctcttcatagaacaacactggagctctgtcagaatgaccatcgggttcctggtcacctccctgactaaggcccttctcccccgatcgctcagtctggctggcggccaactctaggaagagtcctggtggttccaaacttcttccatttccagatgatggaggccactgtgctcattgggactttcaatgctgcagaaatcgtTCTCTACCCTTCGCccgatctgtgcctcgatacaattctttctcggaggtctacagataattccttggacttcatggcttggtttatgctctgatatgcactgtcaactgtgataccttatatagacaggtgtgtgcctttctcaatcatgtccactcaactgaatttagcacaggtggactccaatcaagttgtagaaacatctcaaggatcatcagtggaaacaggatgcacccgagctaaattttgagtgtcatggcaaaggctgtgaatacttatgtacatgtttttgttctttatttttaacagatttgcaaaaatgtgcaaaaaacagttttcactttgtcattatgggttgttgtgtgtagaatgttgaggaaaataatgaaatgaatccattttggaataaggctgtaacataacaaaatgtggaaaaagtgaagcgctgtgaatactttccggatgcactgtaactTAACACCTCATGTCAAGTTTTTAACAAAGCAGTTTGCAGTGTGTTTCTTCAAACTAAGGTAGTTAAGTTTGCTGAGTAAAGGTACAGAAATGGGGGGATTTTGGAAGTTGTGGTTTCTTCCATCCTCATCCAGTGCAGTGTTGAGTTGAGTTGGAAACACGAGGCAgcttgtagttgtagttgtagcaGCCCAATAGTGTCTCTGAAGGTAGGAGAGTGAACCCACCTATCGTCTATCGTTCCAAATGTAATTACGAAAAAAGCTGTTCCATTTTAGTAAAGATATCAGGAGGAACGTGTGGGATGGTTTGAAAAAGGTACTGAAATTAAGGAAAAATATTTATCTTCAGCAGATTAACAAAGATTTCCATCTATTAATAGATTCAAAGATCTACTCAGTCACAGACTGGAAAGTCAGCAAACTGAGCTTCCTTGCAACCAATTTTTTATTCATGCCCTTGTGATAAATTGAATAGTgaccttcaaaataaacagacaaacGGAAGAAATAACAACAAGGGCCTCTCCCAATTGAGGCCCCATAGCTAGGCCTAGTCTACACCCTGTGCGGATAAACACGCACGTCTCCTCAGCCAAAGTTCTCCGATCTTCGGTACTCTTCATGTGAAGATCCTTGCTATGTTTCACGATGGGTCACGATTGCAGTGGTATGCTTCCCACCCTGTAGGCTTGTTTCGATGGCTACCGGTTGTTCTGCTTCTATGTTAAGAGCTTTATGCAGCCATGCCGTTAAGAATGGACACGCATCTCCGCTCCGCGTTCCCTCGGGACATCCAACCAGTCTGAGATTGGAGCGACCTTGCAGGTTTTCCGTCTCTTCCATCTGTGAGGCGAGTTTGTGGACTCTCTTCCAAGTGGTGTCAGTTTGTCTGCTCTGGTCTTCTGCAGTGTTAATGCAAGTTACTGCTTCCGTGGGACTTTCAGAAAATATTCTAAAGCTTTTTCTAAAGATTGTATAGCGCAGTGTAGTCcagtagtggaggactttgtggatTGGGCCGGTAGAAATCACCTAACTGAACGTGACCAAGACCAACGAGATGGTGGTGGACTTCAGCAGGATGTGGACATAGTGGAGGAGTACAAGTATTCATCGACATTTAACTGAACTGGAAGGCCAACATCCACGCTGTGTAGAAGAAGGTCTGCAGCTGGTGAAGAAGACAAGCTCTATCATTGGCTGCCAACAGGAGCCTCCAGAACAAGTGGTGGAGTTGTCCATATTGCACATCCCAGACAACCCTCTTCACCACCGACAGCGGCGCATCTTCTCCGACAGGCTGTTCTAGCTCCGCTGTCACATGGACATTTACAGGAAAACATTGCTGTCAGCTGCAATGAGACTGTACAAATAGATCAGCTTTCACTAAATAATTGTTCAATTGAATAACCAGCTCACTACTGTCTTAATTTAACATCAATAACATTGCACTACTGATTTGATTAAATGTTACACGTATTCCACCCCACTGTACATACTTctgtttcactttcattttaatttaatgtaatatttccttctctttatTGTACTATACTCTATTGTACTGTGTATTTATCATTGCAATTACTGTACTGTATTGCTACTATTACACACAAGTTTGCCATTGGGTattaataaagtatatatatatatatatatatatatatttcgaTAGTGGGCCCCCAGTCATACCTTCCACCTTACTGACGTTTAGACCCCTGTTTAAGTGCTTCAATGtgattgttttctctttcatttcccCGTCTCCCTGTACAACACACCTCTCTCTGATCTTAAATGTTTGCTTGTGGCGTGACATGCACAATGATGACCTATCAAGAGCCTTATGTGATGTCTATAGAAACTACACGTCATCTTGTTGCAACATCATTATATGTCTTGCTAATATTAGAGCATGTAAAATGTCTGTGTTTCTAAAGCAAGCTGCATCCCTTCCTTTAGCAGTTCTACACTTCAAATATCGCCAGTGGAAACTTAATACGTTGAATGCAGTGATTCATCCCTCTGTGGGTGTTTGCGCCCCACGTCTTTTTCCGCTCAGAAACGATATCTTGCCTCGTGTAACAGCACCCAAAATGTGGTTGGCCAGGACCAAGGTCCCTCCACGTGTGCCGTgccaacacacaaaacaagtcATGATCCCCATCCCACTGAACGGAGGAACACCGGGACGCTggcccacactcacacacactcccaccctCGACATAACAGACATTCCTCATGCTGGAGAAACATGCGAGGTCCCCCATGAGGCATGACTCCACTCCAAAGGTATCCAGCTGTTAGAGGCTTTCATACAAAAGCTTCAACTCAgtcttaaaaaaagagaaaaaaatcaagATCTTACCTTTACTTTCTCCAAGATTGAGGCTGCGCCAGAAGGTCGGAGGCTGAAGCATCAGTCGACGACACGTGCCATCCTCCCCATCCTCTCCCCCCTAACACACTTCACTTGCCTCGTCCCggcctctctcttctctcgctTCCTTTCCAgttattctcctttttttcttctcttattaGAATTGTCTTTGTTAATTCCTCACCGCCTTCTAttccgtctctgtctctgctgtaCTGAGGGCTCCGGCGCACACAGGGCTTCCTGTGAGGTTGAGAGAGGGTGTGGTTTACAAGAATGTTTGACAGCATGACTTCTGCTATCATAgtaactccccccccctccgccacgTGGGCCCCTTAATGATGAACCCTGTATGTGTGTAATGTCTCAAGAGTAAAGACTGAAAGGAGAAACAGGAATTtattttggtggggggggggaggggttgctTCCTCACACAAGTACTCTCAAGTACACTGACACAAGTATAGATACTAAGGTTAAGAAGACTGCAGAAGTTGAAGTATGAACTCAAGCGTTTACTTAAGTATCAAAGTTCTGGTTGTAACTTTCCCATTGattaggtggggggggggggggggggggcactaaacTGTCTGCaatcggttatcaaaacattagccaaataaccctttttttcaggctttatgagcaaatacagaatccccttgtgttcatttctaaagcctcgcattaagacacatgtcactttatttaagacgctacTTGCAAgttgctgtgttgtgccagattcgtaataaagttagaaaaaacatttatagcaaacccatggtcatgaagatattcatttTACGTTACATAGTATTTGCATGGCGCTAAATACCCAACCGAACATtagcacctgccgttctgacaaaggaaccttccaccgacctCTTTTAGCACTCGGCCCTACTggctgcatgaggaggaggaggcgggtccatacccaactgagatcagcttgtgccgttctgacaaaAGACCCTACCACCGACCACCCAACCCACCGTTCTGACAAAAGACCCTACCACCGACCACCCAACACaccgttctgacaaaggaaccgaTCGCTCATTGATATATCAATGCTACTACAGAACTACTTTTCGCACCCACTGTCCATGattttggaataaaaacaatatgagGTCTGGAtggtaaatgtttatacttctcattcAACCACAAATACATTCACTGCCAATGCCTGAGATTGGCGGAGGGCGCGATCTACCTGTatagtcttgtgtgtgtgtgtgtgtgtgtttttttgaacCATGATGATTTCATCAAAATGAAATAGGAGTAACAAGgctattttaaattaaaatgtaaggagtagataTTTGTGTGAAAAATTTAAGGACACACCTCTGCTTATGCAGAGTACTTTCAATAACTAAATAGCAGATGGCATTACAAGATCACGGCAGCCAAGGGATGCAAAGTGGGTGAATAAAGACAACAGCAGTCCTTCCCTCGGGTGACTGCGTACTTCTGGCTGtacggaggggggtggggggattgaGTAGATGTAAGAACCAATCTCAGGCATTGGCAGTTACCGGTTTGTCAAAGTACCGCAGCAGCCACCAACTGTCTCAGCACTTCTCGTTGCTAAAGGAAGTGGAGCCGAAATGAGTCAACACCTGTTTTTGCTTAAAGGAAGAGCCGTTATCAAGCTGCACGCACACAGCGCTTTTATTTACACAACATTAACACTCATTTGCATACACATTCATGATACATAGCGTTTCTCAACAGGCTGCAGCTTGTATACATACagatacacataaacacaaggCTGCTGTGATGACACACCCACCCAATGCACGTCATCTGAAAGCAGCTCGGTCAGGACAGTGTGAGACGCTCTTCAAATTGAGGTCAAAGCTCTTCGGTGTTAGTTTGTGGTCGTCTCGCTGTCCCACTTGAGATCTGGTCAGTTGTTTTTTCAGTCTCACTGTCTCACGCTAACATTTGTGTCATTTGTTGGCGGGAAAACAAATGCATCTGTGGAATAGAGACCCTCTGGTGACCAGCCGCAGTCCTCCCTGTCCGAGCAGGTGCTCTCCTTGCTCATCAGTTTGGCCGGCTCGGGCCGCTGGGTCGGGGAGCTGatcggggaggagaggagcgccccggagaaggaggaggtgcgCCTGGTGAGGTGCAGCCTGAACTCGGCATTCAGGAAGTAATAGAGCAGAGGGTTGAGGCAGCAGCTCAGGCTGGCCAGGCACAGGGACACCGGGTGGAATTGACGCACCGCCAGATTGGTTGCGCAGTGGGACACGATGTTCTGCGACACCATCAGGTAGAGCAGGAAGTTGATGTGGTAGGGGGCGAAGCAGATCAGGAACAGGGCAGAGCAGCTGAGCACCATTCGCAGAGCGCGCCGCTTCTCGGCGTTCGTCTGCCTCTCCGGGAGTCTGTCCTTTGGACAGCTGCTGCTGACCGACTGGAGTCGGCTGCGCGTTGAGGAGTCGGGCTCATTCCGGCCCCGTGTTGGGCCGAGAGAGCGTGCGATGCGGATGGAGCTGTAACTGATGCAGGCCAAAGGGATGATGAAACCAAACAGCTCAGCAAGGACCATCATGGTGATCGCCAGAGAGACTGGCACGTGACGCATCGGCAGGTCCTTAAAACAGCCAGGACCGGAGACCGTGCCGGGGCTCGCACTCGAATGTGGCGCGTAAAGATGGGCGTGACCCGGGGGGTGCTGTCCGCCCACACCGGGactggtggagctgctgctgctccgcatGAGAATAAAAGGCGAGCAGGCCAGGCTGACCACCCCCCACACGATGACGCTGATTGCCAGGTCGTAGCGCCGCCTCCACCGTCGTGCGCAGAATGGGTGAAGCAGGAAGATGCACCTCTGCGCGCTGATACAcacctggagaaaaaaacataGTGACATGAAATCATTTCAATTTCGAGCCAAATTAAGGACTGAAGGAGAAGGGACGGGGACTCAAATGACAACCTCCTGACATTTGGCTCCCTTTACAAGTACAAGTGGCTAAGCTGCCATTtgacttccctccctcctttgaCATTCTTTGCAGTATTCCAGGATCATTTTCAGCATGGACCCTTGCTCACCAGGAACACTATGGCGGCGTACATGTTGAGGTACTTGAGGTAGAAGCAGAACAAGCAGACACCTCTTCCGAACGGCCAGGTGTGTGTGAAGTAATAATAAATCCTGAGGGGCAGAGAGAGGATGTGGGCCAGGTCCGCTAAAGCCAGGTTAATCATGAAGATCACCGCCTTGCTCTTCTTACTGCGGGATGACATGCAGAAGAGTTAGCCTTGGTCCAGGACACGTTCAATGCTTTATACTCGcgtctttggtgtgtgtgtgtgtgtgtgtgtgtgtgtgggggggggggtacctaaTGTGTCTGCAGAGGACCCAGAGGGCCGTGGTGTTAAGCAGCAGCCCGGGGATGAAGAGCAGCAAGTAGAAGTAGGTGTACATCTTGTCCATGCGTTGCTCCCAACTGCTCATGTTGCTGCCACATCCGAAGGACGAGTTGAGCAGGGACGAGTTGAGCAGGGACGAGTTGAGCAGGGACTCCTCCCGTGCTCCGGACATTTCCGCTCTCAGGCTGACGCTCGTGGCCTAACTCAAACTCATCtcgtcactcacacactgaatcACCTGCAATGGGGAAACGAGAGCTTACAGTTTGTGCAGTTAATAAAGTCACGTTCAGAGGAAGAGCCAATTTATTGGGAGTATTTTCTTAATAAGAGGGCCCTCATCAAGACTCGTCATAACGAGTGGCTAGTTGACATGATTTAATAATACGTTTTAGATATCTTAGATCTAAGATGTTATTCAGGACAGCGCTTGGTTTGCCAGGTTATGAATGAAACTCAAATAAGTAGCGGTTCTGGAGCGTTTGCTTACACCACACATCTCCTCAGCCGGTGAAGTTTGTCAAGTTGTCATGGAATTACATTCAATTGACTGTTGTACCACTtacattctgaaaaaaaacagaagggcATCTGAACCTCAATTTTTCTTTCAAAACCACTGAATAAAATACTGTAATAATTCCAGCAAAGGGTTGTGTTATTTGATTACGGTAATCGGCTGTATTAATTTGAAAAAGTAGCCAGTCCTTTTAGTTTTACAGTGACAGGCTTGTTAGTGACAGGCTAACAGTAACAGGCTTGGATTGAagtataaaaacattttcttttgctGGATGCCCAAATTAAATCAGAGGAGACTTTATCTGGCCAAATATTGCAGCAGGAAACACGGTCTGCTTATCACTCATGCATCGCCCTTCCTTCTTCATTAAGACGAGACCACACCCTTCCTCTGCCAGTCACAGCGCGGGAGCAGAGAATCGTTCTTGATGCCTTACTATTCACCAGTTGAGGCTGGTTGGTCTACCGcactcagacagacagaacCAAACCTGTATTTAGGGAAGTGGTGTCCCATGTTTGAAGCAGGTTACACTGGCACATTTGATCCGtttattttccctttctctttctcaaaTCATCACATAGCGCAGAAAAGAGCCCAAAACAATggaattgttaaaaaaaacatttcattttaactATGCAATGAAGATGAAATGTATTATACGATGCATTTTGATTGAATGCAGGATGAGTATAAAGAGGATATACTAACAATCCTTTAGTCCATCAGCAGAAATCAGCAGAAATGTGAAGCATGACTTTGACCACAAACATTCAGACAAAGCACAGACATGATCTCCCTCATCCTTACCTTGTCCGTTATCCCCTAGGTGTGGACggaggggagaggtcagaggctGGAGTAGCCGCCGGGGACCACATGTTCCTGCAGCTCCACAGCAGACTGATGCACACGCTCAAACACTCCTCCCCGACAGAAAACCTCCTCTGGAGCAGCAGAGACTTGTCGGCTTGTGCTTGTGAGCGAGTCTGCAATAAAAACCTTGCTTGTGATTGTGGTTTCTGTTTAACTGGCTTTGTACCAGTCGATGGCGTCCGGTGTAGAAAGTTTCTCAAGCATGGTGACGACTGGAAGGGGAAGCACTGGCTCGAGTGGTTTTTTTCGCCGTTTGTGACGTCACTCGGCTCCTAGCAACCAAAAAGGTAACGCGGGTTTGTGCAGACAAGAGTGTGAGGAAACCAAATTACAGCACGCACTTGAGACACTGATCTAAAAGAATAACAACAGGGGGACCGGGGGTGGAGAGGTGGCATTTTGAATGTCGTTAGGGGTCACAGTTTGAGCCCGAACCTTTGGTTTATACCACTAGGCTATATCAGTAATTGCAATTGCATTGCAGCATTTGCATTCTTCaatttttggggataaaaataCTGTAGTCCACTTCCCCTATTAGTTGATGCACTTCCTTCTTCAAGGCTGTTTATCATTTTACAGATATTTAGTGGCATGTGTACTGTACATGACTTTGTGTTTTAGTCTTTGATTCGATCACTTCTTGGGATGACGACAACAAGGAGCCGCTTTGTGGCTTTTGTTACACGGTTTCAGTTGTGTGGCGTCTAAAATCATATTTTCAAGTGTCTccaaaatgcaaaaccaaaagTTAAACAAAATGCCTGCAGGTGCATCCGTCCTGTTCGTTTGACAATAGTCACActcaaagaaaaataacttgGTGACAGGTTCTCAGCCACCCGCATACAGCTCCAGTGTGGtttctcacacaaacgcacacccacACCCTTCAATGTAGAGCAGCTAAGTGCATAATCAGCACATATGCTGAGGGCACCACATGGCAGTCAACCATAAGTGAGTGGGTGCGGATGTCTTCTCTCTGTTCTGACTTATGGCCACTAGAGGTCAGAGCAGACCAACACTGGCAGTTCTGTTTTGTCAAGAGGGCAGATTGCCCCCATTTAAAAAGGGCACGTTTAGTGTCTTCCGCTGCAATATTTGGAACATTCTTGACATGAACCACTCACGGGTCAAAGGGCActttttgtat
This window contains:
- the LOC120817798 gene encoding uncharacterized protein LOC120817798, which encodes MASLVINETGMEDCGIDDSFKYNLYSVVYSVVFVLGLITNCAALFVFCFRMKMSNETTMFMTNLALSDLVFVFTLPFKVFYNVNRNWPFGDGLCKVSGTAFITNIYGSMLFLTCISVDRFLAIVYPFRSRSIRTRRNAALVCAAVWLTIVGGGISVTFFSTINSKHSVTSCFEGFSKNTWRTYLSKITIFIEIVGFLLPLLANLVCSSLVLRTLRRPMTVGHGCNSKKRVLRMILVHLGIFIICFVPYNSILFLYALVRTQALANCSVERFARTLYPITLCLACLNCCLDPVVYYFTSESFQKSLTMGGRGSGSRPESLPRSDTETQDVANTLPGDTHNPASNGKESKTSESQLGITDKATSVSLRAEMSGAREESLLNSSLLNSSLLNSSFGCGSNMSSWEQRMDKMYTYFYLLLFIPGLLLNTTALWVLCRHISKKSKAVIFMINLALADLAHILSLPLRIYYYFTHTWPFGRGVCLFCFYLKYLNMYAAIVFLVCISAQRCIFLLHPFCARRWRRRYDLAISVIVWGVVSLACSPFILMRSSSSSTSPGVGGQHPPGHAHLYAPHSSASPGTVSGPGCFKDLPMRHVPVSLAITMMVLAELFGFIIPLACISYSSIRIARSLGPTRGRNEPDSSTRSRLQSVSSSCPKDRLPERQTNAEKRRALRMVLSCSALFLICFAPYHINFLLYLMVSQNIVSHCATNLAVRQFHPVSLCLASLSCCLNPLLYYFLNAEFRLHLTRRTSSFSGALLSSPISSPTQRPEPAKLMSKESTCSDREDCGWSPEGLYSTDAFVFPPTNDTNVSVRQ